In a single window of the Xiphophorus couchianus chromosome 10, X_couchianus-1.0, whole genome shotgun sequence genome:
- the atoh1c gene encoding protein atonal homolog 7-A, protein MPPRKSLFAPFITATPEGGVGPAAPVDLRGDMHALLQRTRAQEQAEAALSRDSRDFCEASPCAIVELRLGPALHYLQPDRCALERAQRRRRLAANARERRRMLGLNVAFDRLRSVIPNLESEKKLSKSETLQMAQIYISTLTELLQDGTGTCGPSEPNRAGPEGEVRNAERSR, encoded by the coding sequence ATGCCGCCGCGTAAAAGCCTGTTTGCGCCCTTCATCACCGCAACTCCGGAGGGCGGGGTCGGCCCCGCGGCCCCCGTGGATCTCAGAGGGGACATGCACGCCCTGCTGCAGCGGACCCGAGCGCAGGAGCAAGCCGAGGCGGCGCTCTCGAGAGACAGCCGTGACTTCTGCGAGGCGTCCCCGTGCGCCATCGTGGAGCTCCGGCTGGGCCCCGCCCTGCACTACTTGCAGCCGGACAGGTGTGCTCTGGAGCGGGCGCAGAGGCGGCGGCGCCTGGCCGCCAACGCCCGGGAGAGGAGAAGGATGCTCGGACTGAACGTGGCGTTCGACCGGCTGCGGAGCGTCATCCCGAACCTGGAGAGCGAGAAGAAGCTGTCCAAATCGGAGACTCTGCAGATGGCCCAGATTTACATCAGCACCCTgactgagctgctgcaggacgGGACCGGGACCTGCGGGCCTTCGGAACCGAACAGAGCTGGACCCGAGGGTGAGGTTCGGAACGCGGAGAGGAGCAGATAA